A single Lolium perenne isolate Kyuss_39 chromosome 6, Kyuss_2.0, whole genome shotgun sequence DNA region contains:
- the LOC127308840 gene encoding F-box/kelch-repeat protein SKIP4-like — translation MEPPCSAREGISIEALDRRLFLLGGCSWLKDANDEVYCYDASSNSWSKAAPMPTARCYFVSAALKDKLYVTGGLDLTDKSPNSWDIYDKATDSWFAHKNPMLTPDIVKCVALGGELVTIHKAAWNRMYFAGIYNPVAQTWRGMANEIALCWSGPTVVLDDGTLYMLDQSLGTKLMMWLNETNEWVMLGRLSDRLTRSPCDLVAIGRKIYVIGRGLSTVTVDVDTAARVDGFLVSTSTGPLMEHDFPLERCRVITI, via the exons ATGGAACCTCCATGCTCAGCGCGTGAAGGCATTTCCATAGAGGCCTTGGACAGGAGGTTATTCCTGTTGGGTGGTTGTAGCTGGCTAAAGGATGCTAATGATGAAGTGTATTGTTATGATGCTTCTTCAAATTCCTGGAGCAAAGCAGCTCCCATGCCTACTGCTAGGT GTTATTTTGTATCAGCAGCTCTGAAAGACAAGCTCTATGTTACTGGTGGATTAGATTTGACGGACAAGTCACCTAATTCCTGGGACATTTATGACAAAGCCACAGACTCCTGGTTTGCGCACAAGAATCCAATGCTCACCCCTGACATAGTCAAGTGTGTGGCCTTGGGCGGTGAGCTGGTGACCATCCACAAGGCTGCCTGGAACAGGATGTACTTCGCTGGGATATACAACCCTGTTGCCCAGACCTGGAGGGGCATGGCGAATGAGATTGCCTTGTGCTGGTCTGGCCCGACTGTTGTTCTGGATGATGGTACCCTCTACATGCTCGACCAGTCCCTGGGCACGAAGCTGATGATGTGGCTGAACGAGACCAATGAGTGGGTGATGCTAGGCAGGCTGTCGGACAGGCTCACGCGCTCCCCATGTGATCTTGTGGCCATCGGTAGGAAGATCTATGTGATTGGCAGGGGGCTGAGCACAGTGACGGTCGATGTCGACACGGCGGCCAGGGTTGATGGTTTCCTGGTGTCGACGTCAACTGGCCCGCTGATGGAGCATGACTTCCCACTGGAGAGATGTAGGGTCATCACCATCTGA